The following are from one region of the Streptomyces decoyicus genome:
- a CDS encoding collagenase, with protein sequence MRRPPTAKKLAQLLISTVAAAGLGLTMLAPNGEAAPADAGAPKPAPRSAPAPQPASATVLAADLAPGHAAAPSRSATKPANSALHPPLPAAQNAAERKKARSAAKAVADCNVSDFTSKTGTELVEQIKQSETTCINTLFNVSGEDSKALFREEQMVTVANAFKDVAANYPGDNSTSAAQAVLYLRAGYYIQYNQPENVGEYGPALKSAIQGALDGFFGSSHAFDVTEANGETLAETVTLIDSSEENARFLDVVKRLQKDYNSSYDQFYGMLAAVNNTYTVLFRGHQLPEFVEAVKADPSVLTGLRDFAVAHDDLLGTDKSYLASNAGRELSRFLQHAELKDTVKPLVKELLGRSEITGRTAPLWVGLAEMTNEFDKANCAEYDTCDLQNRVRDAVLTIKHECGPSAKILAQELSASELSATCDSILKQDPVFHGIVKDNGPVKDDKNTNIEIVAFNSSTDYKTYAGVVFGIDTNNGGMYLEGDPAAEGNQPRFIAYEQPAQDGAFQIWNLNHEYTHYLDGRFDMHGDFAAGQTTPTVMWVEGFAEYVSYSYRGITYDRAIEEAGKGTYQLSQLFDTTYDNADTTRIYQWGYLGVRYMLQSHPEDVATLLGHYRAGEYDAAHSLLRDTIGTRYDADFTDWLSKCAGGDCGQLPARSAR encoded by the coding sequence ATGCGTAGACCCCCCACAGCGAAGAAACTCGCCCAACTGCTGATATCCACCGTGGCCGCCGCCGGCCTGGGGCTGACGATGCTCGCCCCCAACGGCGAGGCGGCACCGGCCGACGCCGGGGCACCCAAGCCCGCACCGAGGTCGGCCCCCGCCCCACAGCCCGCCTCCGCCACCGTGCTCGCCGCCGATCTCGCACCCGGACACGCCGCCGCCCCCTCGCGATCGGCCACGAAGCCCGCGAACTCCGCGCTGCACCCTCCGCTCCCCGCGGCCCAGAACGCCGCAGAACGCAAGAAGGCCCGCTCCGCGGCGAAGGCCGTGGCGGACTGCAACGTCAGCGACTTCACCTCGAAGACCGGCACCGAACTGGTCGAGCAGATCAAGCAGTCGGAAACCACCTGCATCAACACGCTGTTCAACGTGTCCGGTGAGGACTCCAAGGCCCTCTTCCGTGAGGAACAGATGGTCACGGTGGCGAACGCGTTCAAGGATGTCGCGGCCAACTACCCTGGGGACAACAGCACTTCCGCCGCCCAGGCGGTGCTGTACCTGCGGGCCGGCTACTACATCCAGTACAACCAGCCGGAGAACGTCGGCGAATACGGCCCGGCGCTGAAGAGCGCCATTCAGGGCGCCCTGGACGGCTTCTTCGGCTCGTCCCACGCCTTCGATGTCACCGAGGCCAACGGAGAGACCCTGGCCGAGACGGTCACCCTGATCGACAGCTCCGAAGAGAACGCCCGGTTCCTCGACGTGGTCAAGCGTCTGCAGAAGGACTACAACTCGTCGTACGACCAGTTCTACGGAATGCTCGCGGCGGTCAACAACACCTACACCGTGCTGTTCCGCGGCCACCAGCTGCCGGAATTCGTGGAAGCCGTGAAGGCCGACCCGAGCGTCCTCACCGGACTGCGTGACTTCGCCGTCGCCCACGACGATCTGCTCGGCACCGACAAGTCCTACCTGGCCAGCAACGCCGGACGGGAACTCAGCCGCTTCCTGCAGCACGCCGAACTCAAGGACACCGTGAAGCCGTTGGTCAAGGAGCTGCTCGGCCGCAGCGAGATCACTGGGCGCACCGCCCCGCTCTGGGTCGGCCTCGCCGAGATGACGAATGAGTTCGATAAGGCGAACTGCGCCGAGTACGACACCTGTGACCTGCAGAACCGCGTGCGCGACGCGGTTCTGACGATCAAGCACGAATGCGGTCCGAGCGCGAAGATCCTCGCGCAGGAGCTGAGCGCGTCCGAACTCTCGGCCACGTGCGACAGCATCCTCAAGCAGGACCCGGTCTTCCACGGCATCGTCAAGGACAACGGCCCGGTCAAGGACGACAAGAACACCAACATCGAGATCGTCGCCTTCAACTCCAGCACCGACTACAAGACCTACGCCGGTGTCGTCTTCGGTATCGACACCAACAACGGCGGCATGTACCTGGAGGGCGACCCGGCCGCTGAGGGCAACCAGCCGCGCTTCATCGCCTACGAGCAGCCGGCCCAGGACGGCGCCTTCCAGATCTGGAACCTCAACCACGAGTACACCCACTACCTCGACGGTCGCTTCGACATGCACGGCGACTTCGCAGCCGGTCAGACCACTCCGACCGTGATGTGGGTCGAGGGCTTCGCCGAGTACGTCTCCTACTCGTACCGCGGCATCACCTACGACCGGGCGATCGAGGAGGCGGGCAAGGGCACGTACCAGCTGAGCCAGCTCTTCGACACCACCTACGACAACGCCGACACCACCCGTATCTACCAGTGGGGCTACCTGGGCGTCCGGTACATGCTCCAGTCACACCCCGAGGATGTGGCCACCCTGCTCGGCCACTACCGCGCAGGCGAGTACGACGCCGCCCACAGCCTGCTCCGCGACACCATCGGCACCAGGTACGACGCCGACTTCACCGACTGGCTGAGCAAGTGCGCCGGCGGTGACTGCGGCCAACTGCCGGCCCGGAGTGCACGGTGA
- a CDS encoding LysR family transcriptional regulator, whose product MDLEIRHLRVVCAIAEAGSLTRAAASLRMTQPGLSAQLRRIEAALGGPLFDRRQSGTVPTPFGELVIGRARAILPGIDGMLSDTARAARRMTAADRIRVGSVGAPLLGHLLLAVRALLPDADRTCRCQYSPVALLDDLAARRLEAAVLGDHPGQELPQHAGVALHTIVSEPVFALLPAAHPLATRDEVPLADLLQEDWAVPRPDSDRTPEYWASVCTSAGRAPFAPYEAEGRQLIEIVRAGLAVSLCQATFTEVPGVSVRPLAENPLWYRHILAWHHDGPLAPYGTEILRRVADGYLATCSDSPVYARWRELNPHAARPVTVAP is encoded by the coding sequence ATGGACCTGGAGATACGGCATCTGCGGGTGGTGTGCGCGATCGCCGAGGCGGGGAGCCTCACCCGCGCCGCCGCCTCGCTCCGTATGACCCAACCAGGACTCAGCGCCCAGTTGCGCCGCATCGAGGCCGCTCTGGGCGGGCCCCTGTTCGACCGGCGGCAGTCGGGCACCGTCCCGACGCCCTTCGGCGAGCTGGTCATCGGACGGGCGCGCGCCATACTGCCGGGCATCGACGGAATGCTCTCCGACACGGCCCGTGCCGCCCGCCGCATGACAGCCGCGGACCGGATCCGCGTCGGCTCGGTCGGCGCCCCGCTTCTGGGGCACCTCCTCCTGGCCGTCCGAGCACTGCTGCCCGACGCCGACCGGACCTGCCGTTGCCAGTACTCCCCCGTCGCTCTGCTCGACGACCTCGCCGCGCGCCGCCTGGAAGCGGCGGTACTCGGCGACCACCCCGGCCAGGAGCTGCCGCAGCATGCGGGCGTGGCACTCCACACGATCGTCAGCGAACCGGTCTTCGCCCTCCTGCCGGCGGCCCACCCGCTCGCCACGCGGGACGAGGTCCCGTTGGCCGACCTTTTGCAGGAGGACTGGGCGGTCCCCCGGCCCGACAGCGACCGGACCCCCGAGTACTGGGCTTCCGTCTGCACCTCGGCCGGCCGCGCTCCCTTCGCCCCCTATGAAGCGGAGGGGCGGCAGCTGATCGAGATCGTGCGGGCAGGCCTGGCCGTCAGCCTCTGCCAGGCCACGTTCACCGAGGTACCGGGCGTCTCGGTCCGCCCCCTGGCCGAAAACCCCCTGTGGTACCGGCACATTCTGGCCTGGCACCACGACGGCCCGCTCGCACCGTACGGCACCGAAATCCTGCGCCGAGTCGCCGACGGCTATCTGGCCACCTGCAGCGACAGCCCGGTGTACGCGCGCTGGCGTGAACTGAACCCGCACGCGGCCCGGCCGGTGACGGTCGCGCCCTGA
- a CDS encoding M6 family metalloprotease domain-containing protein: MPGTRSAFLLVLLAALLPLSFLLGAPAAVGAPAAVGAPAADSASDCALRGTTGWTDEGHDTDFSVFQRPAGTIKAAMVFVDFPDAPAPSAESPADDAAQVTPGADWLWNASYGKAWLDITQHRRWARMPHNSTDYGYERGMTHEQHEAYLKDAVAAADPDVDFSRYDMVYVVPTKNASAVSYTPTYVYEPATAGVVADGRRVKWAVTFGQDMWHWGKKLVAHETGHTFGLPDLYAFDKGDDDHRFVGGWDVMGLIGGAGPQYFAWHSWKLGWTDDSQVVCRASAGSDTVHLTAVEYGSGTKMAVIPTGPSTAYVVESRRAVQADTGLCAAGALVYKVDSSVKSGEGPIRVMDAKPSATPASGCRPLDDGPFRAGETFTDSAAGVRIEVLSADGNGETVRITKS; encoded by the coding sequence GTGCCAGGAACACGGTCGGCGTTTCTGTTGGTGTTGCTCGCCGCCCTGCTCCCGCTTTCGTTCCTCCTCGGCGCCCCGGCCGCTGTCGGCGCCCCGGCCGCTGTCGGCGCCCCGGCCGCCGACAGCGCGTCGGACTGTGCGCTGCGCGGCACCACCGGCTGGACGGACGAAGGGCACGACACGGACTTCTCCGTGTTCCAGCGCCCGGCGGGAACAATCAAGGCAGCCATGGTCTTCGTGGACTTCCCGGATGCCCCTGCCCCTTCCGCCGAGTCCCCGGCCGACGACGCCGCACAGGTCACGCCCGGGGCGGACTGGCTGTGGAACGCCTCGTACGGCAAGGCATGGCTGGACATCACCCAGCACCGGCGCTGGGCGAGGATGCCGCACAACTCCACCGATTACGGATACGAGCGTGGGATGACGCACGAGCAACACGAGGCGTACCTCAAGGACGCGGTCGCGGCGGCCGATCCGGACGTGGACTTCTCGCGGTACGACATGGTCTATGTCGTACCGACGAAGAACGCGTCGGCGGTCTCCTACACCCCCACCTATGTGTACGAGCCGGCAACGGCGGGCGTCGTCGCCGATGGCAGGCGGGTCAAGTGGGCGGTCACCTTCGGCCAGGACATGTGGCACTGGGGGAAGAAGCTGGTGGCCCACGAGACCGGTCATACCTTCGGGCTGCCCGATCTGTACGCCTTCGACAAGGGCGACGACGACCACCGCTTCGTGGGCGGATGGGACGTGATGGGTCTGATAGGCGGGGCCGGGCCGCAGTACTTCGCCTGGCACTCCTGGAAGCTGGGCTGGACCGATGACAGCCAGGTCGTGTGCCGGGCCTCGGCGGGCAGCGATACCGTGCACCTCACCGCCGTCGAGTACGGGTCCGGCACCAAGATGGCGGTGATACCCACCGGCCCCTCCACTGCGTACGTCGTCGAGTCGCGGCGGGCTGTCCAGGCGGATACCGGCCTGTGCGCCGCCGGCGCGCTGGTCTACAAGGTCGACTCCTCCGTGAAGTCCGGTGAAGGGCCGATCCGGGTCATGGACGCCAAGCCGAGTGCCACCCCGGCGTCGGGCTGTCGCCCCCTGGACGACGGCCCGTTCCGGGCCGGGGAGACGTTCACCGACTCCGCCGCGGGCGTCCGGATCGAGGTGCTGAGCGCCGACGGGAACGGCGAGACCGTGCGGATCACCAAGTCGTAG
- a CDS encoding ABC transporter ATP-binding protein — MTTTTTEPLLSVQNLTVTFAGRKRSAPVRAVDGISFHVAEGETLGLVGESGCGKSTTGRTIVRLLEPTAGSVTYDGRDISHLSQRVLKPLRKDLQMVFQDPHSSLNPRQTVARVISDPLLVQGSSAAGARKRAAELMELVGLIPEHIDRYPHEFSGGQAQRIGIARALATGPRLVVADEPVSALDVSVQAQIVNLMERLQRELGLAYLFIAHDLSVVKRVCDRVAVMYLGRIVEIGAKEQVYTAPTHPYTCALLSAVPLPDPAAERGRERITLLGDPPSPAAPPPGCTFHPRCPKAQEICRTEAPSLRNTAPGPARQVACHFPETA, encoded by the coding sequence ATGACCACCACGACCACCGAACCCCTGTTGTCCGTGCAGAACTTGACGGTGACGTTCGCCGGGAGGAAGCGATCCGCACCGGTCCGGGCCGTCGACGGCATCAGCTTCCACGTGGCGGAGGGCGAGACGCTGGGCCTCGTCGGCGAGTCCGGCTGTGGCAAGTCCACCACCGGACGCACGATCGTCCGGCTCCTGGAACCCACCGCCGGCTCCGTCACGTACGACGGACGGGACATCAGCCATCTGTCGCAGCGGGTACTCAAGCCGCTCCGCAAGGACCTGCAGATGGTCTTCCAGGACCCGCACTCCTCGCTCAATCCGCGCCAGACGGTGGCCCGGGTCATCTCCGATCCGCTGCTCGTCCAGGGCAGTTCGGCAGCGGGCGCCCGCAAGCGTGCCGCTGAGCTGATGGAGCTGGTGGGACTCATCCCCGAGCACATCGACCGCTATCCGCACGAGTTCTCCGGCGGCCAGGCCCAGCGCATCGGTATCGCCCGCGCCCTGGCCACCGGCCCCCGCCTCGTCGTCGCCGACGAGCCGGTCTCCGCGCTCGACGTCTCCGTCCAGGCCCAGATCGTCAACCTGATGGAGCGGCTCCAGCGCGAACTCGGCCTGGCCTACCTCTTCATCGCCCACGACCTGTCCGTCGTCAAGCGGGTGTGCGACCGGGTTGCCGTGATGTATCTGGGCCGGATCGTCGAGATCGGAGCGAAGGAACAGGTCTACACCGCCCCGACGCACCCCTACACATGCGCGCTGCTGTCCGCCGTCCCGCTGCCCGACCCGGCCGCCGAACGGGGCCGGGAGCGGATCACCCTGCTCGGGGACCCGCCCAGCCCGGCCGCTCCCCCACCCGGCTGCACCTTCCACCCTCGCTGCCCCAAGGCCCAGGAGATCTGCCGCACCGAGGCGCCCTCCCTGCGGAACACGGCACCGGGCCCGGCGCGGCAGGTGGCGTGCCATTTCCCCGAAACGGCCTGA
- a CDS encoding ABC transporter ATP-binding protein has product MSAREPVLSVRELAVTFPTPRGPVRAVDGLGFEVHQGRTLGIVGESGSGKSVTSLAVMGLHTGASVTGSITLGGRELTGLPERDLNRLRGRKMAMIFQDPLSSLHPYYTVGEQIAEHHRVHFGSGRRAARERAVEALGEVGIPEPRRRAREYPHQFSGGMRQRVMIAMALACEPELLIADEPTTALDVTVQAQILELIARLQEERGLAVIMITHDLGVVARVAHDVLVMYGGRGVERAPVDTLFAEPAHPYTRALLDSLPRLDDSDEEPLRVIPGSPPSLLTPAPGCAFAPRCPRPADAPAEERSRCESEIPLLDGPTGHPAACHFPAYGGMAP; this is encoded by the coding sequence ATGAGCGCTCGCGAACCCGTGCTCTCGGTCAGGGAGTTGGCGGTCACCTTCCCCACCCCGCGCGGCCCGGTACGGGCCGTGGACGGCCTCGGCTTCGAGGTGCACCAGGGGCGAACCCTCGGCATCGTCGGCGAGTCAGGCTCCGGCAAGTCCGTCACCTCCCTGGCGGTGATGGGGCTGCACACCGGCGCTTCGGTCACCGGATCCATCACCCTGGGCGGCCGGGAGCTGACGGGCCTGCCGGAGCGCGACCTGAACCGGCTGCGCGGCCGGAAGATGGCGATGATCTTCCAGGACCCGCTCTCCAGCCTCCACCCGTACTACACCGTGGGCGAACAGATAGCCGAGCACCACCGCGTGCACTTCGGCAGCGGCAGAAGGGCCGCCCGCGAGCGGGCCGTGGAAGCGCTGGGCGAGGTCGGTATCCCCGAACCGCGGCGCCGGGCGCGGGAGTACCCGCATCAGTTCTCCGGCGGCATGCGCCAGCGTGTGATGATCGCGATGGCCCTGGCCTGCGAACCCGAACTGCTCATCGCGGACGAGCCGACCACCGCCCTGGACGTCACCGTCCAGGCGCAGATCCTGGAGCTCATCGCCCGGCTCCAGGAGGAGCGGGGACTGGCCGTCATCATGATCACACACGATCTGGGAGTGGTCGCCCGGGTCGCCCACGACGTTCTGGTGATGTACGGGGGAAGAGGCGTCGAACGGGCCCCGGTGGACACCCTGTTCGCGGAACCGGCCCACCCCTACACCCGCGCCCTCCTCGACTCCCTTCCCCGTCTCGACGACAGCGACGAGGAACCGCTGCGGGTGATCCCCGGCAGCCCGCCGTCCCTGCTCACCCCGGCCCCCGGCTGCGCGTTCGCGCCCCGCTGCCCCCGGCCGGCCGACGCCCCCGCCGAGGAGCGCTCCCGATGCGAGAGCGAAATCCCCCTCCTCGACGGCCCGACCGGGCATCCGGCCGCCTGTCACTTCCCCGCGTACGGAGGCATGGCTCCATGA
- a CDS encoding ABC transporter permease produces the protein MTLYLGRRILGVIGVLIAIAAITFTIFYVLPSDPAAAACGKSCSTERLAAIREHMGLDQPLWRQFADFVTGIFTGRTMGTGQYELHCRFPCLGYSYENSEAVWDLLMDRLPVSASLAFGAAVIWLVLGLSAGVAAALRKDTLTDRALMVGAVAAASLPVYFTSMMLIYGVIRFAGLLPYPQYVPFGDNPLDWASNLLLPWLALAILYAAMYARQSRSSMIETMAEPYIRTARAKGLPRRTVVVKHGLRAGMTPVLTIFGMDLGGLLAGAVITESIFGLPGIGRLFYGALSSGDQPVILGVTLLAATFIVVANLAVDLLYAVVDPRVRY, from the coding sequence ATGACCCTCTACCTCGGGCGCCGGATACTCGGCGTCATCGGCGTCCTGATCGCCATCGCCGCCATCACCTTCACCATCTTCTACGTCCTGCCGTCCGACCCGGCGGCCGCGGCCTGCGGCAAGTCGTGCAGTACCGAGCGGCTGGCGGCGATCCGTGAGCACATGGGCCTCGACCAGCCCCTGTGGCGGCAGTTCGCCGACTTCGTCACCGGCATCTTCACCGGCCGCACCATGGGCACGGGCCAGTACGAGCTGCACTGCCGCTTCCCGTGCCTGGGCTACTCCTACGAGAACAGCGAAGCGGTCTGGGACCTGCTGATGGACCGTCTTCCGGTCTCCGCCTCGCTGGCCTTCGGCGCCGCGGTGATCTGGCTGGTCCTCGGGCTGTCCGCGGGGGTCGCCGCGGCCCTGCGCAAGGACACCCTCACCGACCGCGCCCTCATGGTCGGCGCGGTGGCCGCCGCTTCGCTGCCGGTCTACTTCACCTCGATGATGCTGATCTACGGGGTGATCCGGTTCGCGGGCCTGCTGCCCTACCCGCAGTACGTGCCGTTCGGCGACAACCCGCTCGACTGGGCGTCGAACCTGCTGCTGCCCTGGCTGGCGCTGGCCATCCTGTACGCGGCGATGTACGCACGGCAGAGCCGCAGTTCGATGATCGAGACGATGGCGGAGCCGTACATCCGCACCGCCCGTGCCAAGGGCCTGCCGCGCCGGACGGTCGTGGTCAAACACGGGCTGCGGGCCGGTATGACCCCGGTCCTGACCATCTTCGGCATGGATCTGGGCGGACTGCTCGCCGGCGCGGTGATCACCGAGTCCATCTTCGGGCTCCCCGGCATCGGGCGGCTCTTCTACGGAGCGCTCTCCAGCGGCGACCAGCCGGTGATCCTCGGAGTGACGCTGCTGGCCGCCACCTTCATCGTCGTCGCCAACCTGGCCGTCGACCTGCTCTACGCCGTCGTCGATCCCCGAGTGAGGTACTGA
- a CDS encoding ABC transporter permease, with the protein MSSTSMSAPAVKTTPASSGPWQLARQHLRRRTAVKISLVVIVLFAITAAAAPLLGTLGGWSPEEFDKTAVDPYLGGQPIGPLGGISADHWLGVEPVTGRDLFARVVHGAQVSLFIAFAATAIVVVAGTAAGIAAGYFGGRTDTVLSRLMDLIMSFPSLIFMIAMMSVARDVNRIVLMTAVIGLFGWPGIARVVRGQTLSLKHREYVDAARVGGAGPWRVLTRDILPGVAGPVIAYTTLIIPGMIATEAALSYLGVGVRPPTPSWGQMIAESVAFYDTDPMYFVIPSACLFLAVLAFTLLGDALRDVLDPRGSRT; encoded by the coding sequence ATGTCCTCCACCTCCATGTCCGCACCGGCCGTCAAAACCACTCCGGCGAGCAGCGGCCCCTGGCAGCTCGCCCGGCAGCACCTGCGCCGACGCACCGCCGTGAAGATCTCCCTCGTCGTGATCGTGCTCTTCGCGATCACGGCGGCGGCCGCCCCGCTGCTTGGCACGCTGGGCGGCTGGTCACCCGAGGAGTTCGACAAGACCGCCGTCGACCCCTACCTGGGCGGGCAGCCGATCGGCCCGCTCGGCGGGATTTCCGCCGACCACTGGCTCGGGGTCGAACCCGTCACCGGCCGCGACCTGTTCGCCCGAGTCGTGCACGGCGCGCAGGTCTCGCTGTTCATCGCCTTCGCCGCCACCGCGATCGTCGTCGTCGCCGGTACGGCGGCCGGGATCGCGGCCGGCTACTTCGGCGGCCGCACCGACACGGTGCTCTCCCGGCTGATGGACCTCATCATGTCCTTCCCGTCCCTCATCTTCATGATCGCGATGATGTCGGTGGCCCGGGACGTCAACCGGATCGTGCTGATGACCGCCGTGATCGGGCTCTTCGGCTGGCCCGGCATCGCCCGCGTGGTACGCGGCCAGACGCTCTCGCTCAAGCATCGCGAGTATGTCGACGCCGCCCGTGTCGGCGGGGCCGGCCCCTGGCGGGTGCTCACCCGCGACATCCTCCCGGGCGTCGCCGGGCCCGTCATCGCCTACACCACCCTGATCATCCCCGGGATGATCGCCACCGAGGCGGCCCTGAGCTATCTGGGCGTGGGCGTTCGCCCGCCCACCCCCTCCTGGGGCCAGATGATCGCCGAGAGCGTCGCCTTCTACGACACCGACCCCATGTACTTCGTCATCCCCAGCGCCTGCCTCTTCCTCGCCGTGCTTGCGTTCACGCTGCTCGGCGACGCGCTGCGGGACGTCCTGGACCCGAGGGGAAGCCGCACATGA
- a CDS encoding ABC transporter substrate-binding protein, which yields MDKRTCSALAATLVAALTFGTAGCSGGQKADGARGRKNPATANSGRAVGGTPQKGGTLTVLSNQDFTHLDPARNWVMNDMDFGTRLLYRTLVSYKAAPGTAGGELAPDLATDLGTPSNGAKTWTFHLKPGIKYEDGTPVTAQDIKYNVERSFSPDLPGGADYAARYLKGAEGYRGPAKGEHLDSVRTPNDTTIVFELRTPFAEFPNATVMPTFAPVPKAKDNGPRYDNRPFSSGPYKIETYQRNKKLILVRNRHWDPKTDQIRKAYPDKLVMVMGLKPNQIDDRMIAGQGADASAVPWYALRPESAAKVLPRADVRERLLAESTNCTDMVQMHTGRAPFDNVKVRQAVQYALDKEAVITSSGGPAFNDVSHAYMPAALFGGKQPDTLKIPATGDADRAKQLLKEAGKPNGFTTKMTVSNGDKGRAEAIQQSLAKAGIKVTIETVDPSAFYATIGDTANRTDMVYTGWCPDYPSGSTFLPFVFDGRYIKGKGNTGNHSLFRDKPTMQRMDEIAAMTDVKKANAAWRELDGRIVAKAPAVPVLVRRWPLVVGSNIAGAYGQTSFGGQLDYASVGLKDPAKSEG from the coding sequence ATGGACAAGCGCACCTGCTCAGCTCTGGCCGCCACACTGGTGGCGGCCCTCACGTTCGGCACAGCCGGGTGCTCCGGCGGGCAGAAGGCGGACGGTGCCCGCGGCCGCAAGAACCCGGCAACGGCCAACAGCGGCCGAGCGGTCGGCGGGACGCCCCAGAAGGGCGGCACCCTCACCGTCCTGTCCAACCAGGACTTCACCCACCTCGACCCGGCCCGCAACTGGGTCATGAACGACATGGATTTCGGGACCCGACTGCTCTACCGCACCCTGGTGTCGTACAAGGCGGCCCCCGGAACCGCCGGCGGCGAGCTGGCCCCCGACCTCGCCACCGACCTCGGCACGCCCTCCAACGGCGCCAAGACCTGGACCTTCCACCTCAAACCGGGGATCAAGTACGAGGACGGGACGCCGGTCACCGCCCAGGACATCAAGTACAACGTGGAGCGGTCCTTCTCCCCGGACCTGCCCGGCGGCGCCGACTACGCGGCCCGCTACCTCAAGGGCGCCGAGGGCTACCGCGGCCCGGCCAAGGGCGAGCACCTGGATTCGGTCAGGACGCCGAACGACACGACGATCGTCTTCGAACTGCGCACGCCCTTCGCCGAGTTCCCCAACGCGACGGTGATGCCCACCTTCGCCCCGGTGCCGAAGGCGAAGGACAACGGGCCCCGCTACGACAACCGGCCATTTTCCTCGGGGCCGTACAAGATCGAGACGTATCAGCGCAACAAGAAGCTGATCCTGGTCCGCAACCGTCACTGGGACCCCAAGACCGACCAGATACGCAAGGCCTACCCGGACAAGCTGGTCATGGTGATGGGGCTCAAGCCCAACCAGATCGACGACCGGATGATCGCCGGCCAGGGCGCGGACGCCTCTGCCGTCCCGTGGTACGCGCTGCGGCCGGAGAGCGCGGCCAAGGTCCTGCCCAGGGCCGACGTGCGCGAGCGGCTGCTGGCCGAGTCGACGAACTGCACCGACATGGTGCAGATGCACACCGGGCGGGCCCCCTTCGACAACGTGAAGGTCCGTCAGGCCGTGCAGTACGCCCTCGACAAAGAGGCCGTGATCACTTCCTCCGGCGGCCCCGCCTTCAATGACGTGTCCCATGCCTACATGCCCGCAGCCCTGTTCGGCGGCAAGCAGCCGGACACCCTGAAGATCCCCGCCACCGGCGATGCGGACCGGGCCAAGCAGCTGCTGAAGGAGGCCGGGAAGCCGAACGGCTTCACCACCAAGATGACGGTCTCCAACGGGGACAAGGGGCGGGCCGAGGCGATCCAGCAGTCGCTCGCCAAGGCCGGTATCAAGGTCACCATCGAAACGGTCGACCCGTCCGCGTTCTACGCCACCATCGGCGACACCGCCAACCGCACCGACATGGTGTACACCGGCTGGTGCCCGGACTACCCGTCCGGCTCCACCTTCCTTCCCTTCGTCTTCGACGGCCGCTACATCAAGGGGAAGGGCAACACGGGCAACCACTCCCTCTTCCGCGACAAGCCGACCATGCAGCGGATGGACGAGATCGCCGCGATGACCGACGTCAAGAAGGCGAACGCGGCCTGGCGGGAGCTGGACGGCAGGATCGTCGCCAAAGCCCCGGCCGTACCGGTCCTGGTGCGCCGCTGGCCTCTGGTGGTGGGGAGCAACATCGCGGGCGCGTACGGGCAGACCTCCTTCGGCGGCCAGCTCGACTACGCCTCGGTCGGCCTCAAGGACCCCGCCAAGAGCGAGGGCTGA